A single genomic interval of Paracoccus contaminans harbors:
- a CDS encoding glycosyltransferase family 2 protein: MSVTRIRRTVRAGEDHAMQAVPGAAAPFRPRPAQGGDRAAPPRADGRDHRALGQILLDDGAVDPGNLLKALMLHRRQTARLGEILLAHGWVSEAALGRALSQQWRTSLIDLAAVPPDTRLIDQAGAEWCLSHRLVPWRRTGGVAFVAAARPDEFEALRPQLEARLGPVRMLLCGETDCTRALLATRGTALIRRAETCVAPDMSCRTRNELRLGAILLALMAVLAIGLWLAPVAVLAALSALTVGTLAATTALKALAFRATLRLPPAARPGSSRKDGELPVISVMVPMFREENIADRLVGRLARLDYPRELTDILLVVEETDQVTRNALSGARLPFWMRIVTVPDGPIRTKPRALNYALNFCRGPIIGVWDAEDRPEADQLHKIARHFDHAGPEVACVQGALDFYNPRTNWLARCFTLEYSAWFRGVLPGLARMGLVVPLGGTTFFIRRSALDHAGGWDSWNVTEDADLGIRLARLGYRTEIVDTTTHEEANCRTVPWIKQRSRWLKGFAMTWGVHMRDPRRLWREIGPARTIGFHLQMFATVQQFLLAPVLWSFWLLTLGIGHPLGAMMDGPAGMAVIGLFLGSEALNLSIACWSVRRTHRPLMPWAPMLPLYFALACLAAWKAAYEIVVKPFYWDKTVHGVFDQTADEIAEPQAPAAAMIPVLAVAGGHEAEAVQRGLRAPDGGLIVSLPGTAAGYGTAPAAMQVPFAGRIG; the protein is encoded by the coding sequence CAAGGCCCTGATGCTGCACCGCCGTCAGACGGCCAGGCTGGGGGAAATCCTGCTGGCCCATGGCTGGGTCAGCGAAGCGGCGCTGGGCCGGGCGCTGTCGCAGCAATGGCGCACCAGCCTCATCGACCTTGCCGCGGTGCCGCCCGATACGCGCCTGATCGACCAGGCGGGGGCCGAGTGGTGCCTGTCGCACAGGCTGGTGCCGTGGCGGCGCACCGGGGGCGTGGCATTCGTCGCCGCAGCCCGCCCCGATGAATTCGAAGCCCTGCGCCCCCAGCTTGAAGCGCGGCTGGGCCCGGTGCGGATGCTGCTTTGCGGGGAGACCGACTGCACGCGCGCCCTGCTGGCGACGCGCGGGACGGCGCTGATCCGCCGGGCCGAAACCTGCGTCGCCCCCGACATGTCATGCCGCACCCGCAACGAATTGCGGCTGGGGGCGATCCTGCTGGCGCTGATGGCGGTGCTGGCCATCGGCCTGTGGCTTGCCCCCGTTGCGGTGCTGGCCGCGCTCAGCGCGCTGACGGTCGGCACGCTGGCCGCGACGACGGCGCTCAAGGCGCTGGCCTTCCGGGCGACGCTGCGCCTGCCGCCGGCGGCCCGGCCAGGCAGCAGCCGAAAGGATGGGGAACTGCCGGTCATCTCGGTCATGGTCCCCATGTTCCGCGAGGAAAACATCGCCGACCGTCTGGTGGGCCGGCTCGCCCGGCTCGATTACCCGCGCGAGCTGACCGATATCCTGCTGGTCGTCGAGGAAACCGACCAGGTGACGCGCAACGCGCTGTCAGGCGCGAGGCTGCCGTTCTGGATGCGGATCGTCACCGTGCCGGACGGGCCGATCCGCACCAAACCGCGGGCGCTGAACTATGCGCTGAACTTCTGCCGCGGCCCGATCATCGGCGTCTGGGATGCCGAGGACCGGCCCGAGGCCGACCAGCTTCACAAGATCGCCCGGCATTTCGACCATGCCGGGCCCGAGGTTGCCTGCGTGCAGGGGGCACTCGATTTCTACAATCCGCGCACCAACTGGCTCGCCCGTTGCTTTACGCTGGAATACTCGGCCTGGTTCCGCGGCGTGCTGCCGGGCCTTGCGCGCATGGGGCTGGTCGTGCCCTTGGGCGGGACGACCTTCTTCATCCGGCGCAGCGCGCTTGACCATGCAGGCGGGTGGGACAGCTGGAACGTGACCGAGGATGCCGATCTGGGCATACGCCTGGCCCGCCTCGGCTATCGGACCGAGATCGTGGACACCACCACCCATGAGGAGGCGAACTGCCGGACCGTTCCCTGGATCAAGCAGCGGTCGCGCTGGCTCAAGGGATTTGCGATGACCTGGGGCGTGCATATGCGCGATCCGCGGCGCCTGTGGCGCGAAATCGGCCCGGCCCGGACGATCGGCTTTCACCTGCAGATGTTCGCGACCGTGCAACAGTTCCTGCTTGCCCCGGTGCTCTGGAGCTTTTGGCTGCTCACGCTCGGGATCGGGCATCCTCTGGGCGCCATGATGGACGGGCCGGCCGGCATGGCCGTGATCGGCCTGTTCCTTGGGTCCGAGGCGCTTAACCTGTCGATTGCATGCTGGTCGGTGCGCAGGACGCATCGCCCGCTGATGCCCTGGGCGCCGATGCTGCCGCTGTATTTCGCGCTGGCCTGCCTTGCCGCGTGGAAGGCCGCCTATGAGATCGTGGTCAAGCCGTTCTACTGGGACAAGACGGTGCATGGCGTCTTTGACCAGACCGCCGACGAGATCGCAGAGCCGCAGGCCCCTGCGGCGGCCATGATCCCGGTGCTGGCAGTTGCAGGCGGGCACGAGGCGGAAGCCGTGCAGCGCGGCCTGCGGGCGCCTGACGGGGGCCTGATCGTCTCCTTGCCCGGCACAGCCGCGGGGTATGGAACGGCCCCGGCGGCGATGCAGGTGCCTTTCGCCGGGCGCATCGGCTGA